The genomic region TGGGCCACCCTGATGGCCTCGACCACGCCTTTGTCGGGGCACATCCGGCCAAGGAAACACGCATAGCCGCCCTGCCCGTGCCCCACCGAAACAGCGGCCACCTCCATGCCGTGGGGGATGATGGCCGCGACCCGGTCTGCCAGCGCGCTGCTGACCTGGCTTTTGGAGATGGCGATCAGGGTCGTGTCCCGGGCCGCCGCGCCATAGACGGCGGCGAATTCCGGACTCAGGTCGCTGTGCATCGTGGTTACCACCGGCAGCCCCTCGGGACGGCCCCGGTAGAGCGGCCCGGCGATGGTATGGTCGTGCACCAGGTCCACCATGCCCGCCATGCCGGCGTAGGCGTCGATGATGTGGCTCAGCTCAGAGGACGTGTTGCCAACGAGGTCGGGTTCGGAGATGCGCATCCCGGGGAGCTGTGGCACCGGGCAGGTGCTTTCCGCTGCGGCGGCGAGCAGCACCTCATGGCCCGCCCTGACGAAGCCCCTGGCGAGCGCATCGACTACCAGTTCGATGCCTCCGTAACCGGCCGGGGGAATCGGATACCAAGGCCCCGCAATTAAACCGATACGCATCCGCAGCTCCCTTGTCGTCCGGATGTACTGAGACCGCCTTAACTCCTGAGACCATTCAGTTGTGGGTGGAACCAGGCGCCGGTCGTTAAGGCGCCATCAGCCGCTCCAGCGGCGGCCGGGGCTTGTTGAGCAGGGTCACGCCCGACGGCAGGCCGTCAATGGACCCTTCGCTGCCGTTGGCGCTCAGGGTGATCCGGGAAGAGTCCATCTGCACCTTGTCCGCGCGGAAGCTGCCGAACACAGCCGGCAGCACGGGGGCCAGGCAGACCTCCTGGCGCGAAAGCAGCGGATCAAAGCGCAGGAGGGTCCGCATCAGTTGCACCGGCGCGGCCGAAGCCCAGGCCTGCGGCGAGCAGGACGTGGGGAAGGGGACGGGGTCCGGGAAATCGTCCCGGGAGAATCCGCAGAAGAGTTCCGGCAGCCGCCCGTCGAACTGTTCGGCGGCGTCGAACAGGCCGGTGGCAATGCG from Arthrobacter globiformis harbors:
- a CDS encoding glycosyltransferase family 4 protein; translation: MRIGLIAGPWYPIPPAGYGGIELVVDALARGFVRAGHEVLLAAAAESTCPVPQLPGMRISEPDLVGNTSSELSHIIDAYAGMAGMVDLVHDHTIAGPLYRGRPEGLPVVTTMHSDLSPEFAAVYGAAARDTTLIAISKSQVSSALADRVAAIIPHGMEVAAVSVGHGQGGYACFLGRMCPDKGVVEAIRVAQLAGVPLRIAAKMREPAEMQYYRDVVKPLQGPDVEFLGEVGGAEKYELLGEAIALLNPIQWMEPFGLVMIEAMATGTPVVATPMGSAPEIVDDGVSGYLASSLEDLAGLLLRAGNLDRRTVRAQAEDRFSTERMVGAHLALYSRLTGVASAR